GCAGGCCTGTCGGCCAGTCCGTCAAGTCTAGGCTCATCGTCCGCGCCAACCCTAAGGAAGCCAGCTTCTCGTTCACCTTTCGGAAGTAGTCATCGGTCTCGCGCTGCTCGGTCCTGTTGTCGTACGTGAATAACTCACTGTAGGCGTCGGGTCGGACATGTTGGGTCTGCCCTTCATGCCTCACAGAGACGTAGCAGTCGTCAAAATCCACATGGGCGACTTCGGGTCCCACCAACGCGCGCGCTTGTGCGATCCCATCGGCCTTGCTGACCTTCCCGCCGCCCCCGCCGACTACCCAGTTCTTCACGGTCTGCATGACCGTCGTTTTCTGGCGCACAGGTGCTGTTAACCGATACTGAACGACGTCAGGCAGTCCGTTGCCGGGCGACTGGTGTTCGATCAACACGATTTCTTGAGGCTCGCCGCCACTCAACAGAGAAGTCACCTGGCCGCTATCGGTCAGTTGCTCGAACTTCATCCGACAATGTTTGGAGGTCTTGTTCTGCTTCGCATCCGCCTTTACTAGTTCCTCCGACCAGCGGCTGCTCCACTGGCGGAGCGTGACGACCGGACAGGAGCGCGAGATGACCTCCAGGACGAGAACGCCCTCCGTCTCGTTGGGAGGCAGCGTGAACACCCCACGGTATTGACGGCGGGGCGCGAGATGTTGGATCGACTGATCAGGCGCTCCTTCCTCGGCGCTCATAGCGTCTCTGAAGCCGTCGTTCTTTCCCGAGGAGAGGCCGAAGAACACCGACATACCCGACCGCTGGACCCAGTCGAGGCGAACAATACGACTGTTTGGGTCGAGGGGGATGGGCTTGCCATCCTTATCGAATGCGTCGCGCGGATTCTCGTGCCATTTGCGGCCGCGTTGACCTTGGTAAGAGCGGTCGAGGTGATCCACAAAGTCGCCCCAAGTTGGGTCAACGAACGGCACAGGGGTGTACCCGGTCCCGTTCATGCGCTCGGCCTTGAAGACCTTGAACCCATATTGCGCCATCGTTGGCCCCCACTTTTCCCAGCTAATCCGCCCCCAGCAGGCCTATCACACTTTGCCGCGGCTACGGCGAAGCCACGCGTCGGTGGATCGCAAGGCGACGCGCTCCAAGCGCCTGTGCCGTGCTGGCTGACTAGCGAGGGCGTCGCTGCTTCCACCTCCTCGGCAGCCTCGGCCGCAGCGGGGGAAGTGCTGTCCGGCAGCTCGGATGACCCGTACACCCTTCTCGGGGCCGTGCAATGCGGACGTGATGAAGCAATACAGAAGCCAAATGGCCAAGCCGCCAAGGATGACTTGAGCGACCGAAAGAGAAGTGCCGAGCACGGCTCACCTCCATAGCTGTCGCTCGGCGTCCCGGACCGCCGAGGTCTGCCAATGGAGAACTACAAGTCGTTCAGGATGGGCTCAACCGCACTATCTCCGGGTCGTGCTTCGCCCGTGCACTTTGCTCCGTCATTGCGCTTATGATCCGGCGCCTATTGACCTTGTCTGCACTCTGCACCGGCCCCTCCGTAACTTCCAGAGCGAGCCTGTCAGCATCTTAACAGGAATTGGACGAGGGCCAGGCGCAGAGAAGGCTAGGTGTACGGGACCGTTACGGGACCACCGCGAGCTCGACCCGGGTAACGAGGCGGGTTCCTAGTGGTCAATGTGGAGCCGATGACGGGAATCGAACCCGCGTATTCAGCTTGGGAAGCTGATGTTCTGCCATTGAACTACATCGGCGCTGTCGACAACGAAGGCTAGCATCCGTAGGCGGATCCGTCGGGCGGACAGTGCCCGGCGGACGTGACCCGGCCGACGCCGTGCAAGACGGGCGGTGAAATGCCCCCTGGAGCCAAATGTGCCGCTCAGCTGCAAATTCCAGAACTGATGTTTATTCTTTCGTGATCATGTCGTAATGTGCCTTGGGTGGGTCGGCACAGGTTAGCCAGGAAGAGGCGAAAGTCGCCGCTGCTCCTGGCAGGGATGCTGGCGCCGGCTGCGGTCTTCTTCGCGGCGGCCGGCGATGTCTCCCCTTTCGTCCCCCGACACGTCGCCGAACCCGTTATTGGGGACGGTTCGCCGTGCTGTTTGGAAATCGTGACGGCAAAGCCGGTTGCGATTGTGCTCGCGTCGGATGTGTCCCACGGCGACGGCACGAGTTCACCCCTGGCCCAGCCCGCCGCGGCATCGAGGTACCACACCCGATCCCGGTTCCTGCCCGCCGGGCTGGCGCCGGAGCAGGGCCTCCAGGTGAGAACGGTCCTGGTCTCCCGCAGCATCAGCGCGGCCTTCCCGGGAATTCACCAAATCGGCGGCGTGCGACCGGATTCGCTGCCCTGGCATCCGCTCGGATTGGCGCTCGACGTGATGATCCCCAACCCGCAGAGCGCCGAGGGCATCGCGCTGGGCAACGAGATCGTCGCGTACGTGATGAAGAACGCGCGGCGCTTCGGGATCCAGGACGCGATCTGGCGGGGCGTCTACTACACGCCCGGCGGAGCGCAACCGAGCCGGCTCGGCCACTACGACCACGTCCACGTCACGACCACCGGCGGCGGCTACCCCAGGGGCGGGGAGATGTACCTCGCCGATTGACCGCGCGACGGCGAGCAGCGGATAGGCTCGTCGGGTGCTGCTCTCCGATCGTGACCTCAGGGCCGAAATCACCGCTGGCCGGTTGGGTATCGAACCGTATGACGACACCTTGGTCCAGCCGTCCAGCATCGACGTCCGCCTGGATTGTATGTTCCGGGTGTTCAACAACACCCGCTACACCCACATCGACCCGGCCAAGCAGCAGGACGAGCTGACAACGCTGGTCGAACCCGTGGACGGGGAGCCGTTCGTGCTACATCCGGGCGAATTCGTGCTCGGCTCCACGCTGGAGCTCTTCACCCTGCCCGAGGACCTCGCCGGTCGGCTGGAAGGCAAATCGTCGCTGGGCCGGCTGGGCCTGCTCACACACTCGACCGCCGGCTTC
This genomic interval from Mycobacterium sp. SMC-2 contains the following:
- the dcd gene encoding dCTP deaminase is translated as MLLSDRDLRAEITAGRLGIEPYDDTLVQPSSIDVRLDCMFRVFNNTRYTHIDPAKQQDELTTLVEPVDGEPFVLHPGEFVLGSTLELFTLPEDLAGRLEGKSSLGRLGLLTHSTAGFIDPGFSGHITLELSNVANLPITLWPGMKIGQLCILRLTSPAEHPYGSSRVGSKYQGQRGPTPSRSYQNFIRST